Proteins encoded in a region of the Pelmatolapia mariae isolate MD_Pm_ZW linkage group LG16_19, Pm_UMD_F_2, whole genome shotgun sequence genome:
- the LOC134646173 gene encoding uncharacterized protein LOC134646173 produces MRERDFMPNMERGKPATYTGDKKAKMAAKTNKKWVRLATVFAYVLSVSLAAIILAIYYSLIWKPTSASSSAGKLVVPTPTANISTNISTNDNMTEWNSTQTRLLSLNQTRQGTTPHGPAIQWGDRAERVAVSPRGAGAEIAHSQQEEGLYASSHGHTSAERSGALGTETQGSSQPRVSHYIPSSTARESVAEDKGEREARGVTEKREPEDAITLPPT; encoded by the coding sequence ATGAGAGAGCGGGACTTCATGCCCAATATGGAGAGGGGCAAACCTGCTACTTATACGGGGGACAAAAAGGCTAAGATGGCTGCTAAGACTAACAAGAAGTGGGTGAGACTAGCCACTGTTTTTGCATATGTGTTGTCTGTGTCCTTAGCAGCCATTATCCTGGCAATTTACTATAGCCTGATCTGGAAGCCAACCAGCGCATCCTCTTCTGCTGGGAAGCTGGTGGTGCCCACTCCGACTGCAAACATCTCAACTAACATCTCCACAAACGACAACATGACAGAGTGGAACTCTACGCAAACACGGCTGTTATCTCTCAACCAGACCAGACAGGGCACAACCCCGCACGGTCCGGCGATTCAGTGGGGTGACAGAGCGGAGAGAGTGGCGGTTTCCCCGCGGGGTGCGGGAGCAGAAATTGCGCACTCGCAGCAGGAGGAAGGACTCTACGCGTCTTCCCACGGTCACACGAGCGCGGAGAGGTCGGGAGCTTTGGGTACAGAGACGCAAGGGTCTTCTCAACCCCGCGTGAGCCACTACATCCCGTCGAGCACCGCGAGGGAGTCTGTCGCTGAGGACAAGGGGGAGAGGGAGGCGCGCGGGGTGACAGAAAAGCGCGAGCCCGAAGACGCTATCACTCTTCCTCCGACCTGA